The following are from one region of the Biomphalaria glabrata chromosome 12, xgBioGlab47.1, whole genome shotgun sequence genome:
- the LOC106067387 gene encoding rhodopsin, GQ-coupled-like: MVIKNILSVSPFHHLHREAQFTMAFDLNSTLAFSRFKNASLSDDQEEILPDSVKYVRGACLVVISVLGASFNTFMIIAIVPNRRLRTVRNILLVHLGGVGLLSSVFTTLYPAISMFHGEWVGGTPMCQAYAYVTSVFTSVSVWTIAALSWDKYQTIASPLHHSLTATLQKMLPCFAVFWGCGLVLSLPPLFGANEYALHKPMAICGVKFSSTDGRWYTCVLLCLSFIFPFCLMIYCYAHIFRIARTQSSRIAATMLRMVSVIQAPIAPTTQSSLSLRGTKAMGTILQLIGSFVLTYLPYSIIIIYEVIFAVKANTFFVSIATTLFQAAPFIHAAIYGIRNQILRTSFYRYARRKFQHCCAKDKRRGSVKSLNRKSPSNMKMPMRCLVRADGKQYVLRRTLSYQGDPPADGAGELTSTGFPRPHSFNVLRKANGCSPQLSNGLALHNGNSLKDEGKQVKEVSFSEKDEVSYIHPDGMSRVAREEVSYYSRDIMKEMSAMDWEADEVSKYDRADHDDGEPHAKKSFSSAKENGPDNRKDEMSRLYKFKDDITKLAQSRVKKKFTPGKEKMKKSRCRYDQEESSIFHVNEDSNYDVDSDDGVSCA, encoded by the exons ATGGtgattaaaaatattctttccgTATCACCTTTCCATCATCTTCACAGGGAAGCCCAGTTCACCATGGCCTTTGACCTCAACTCGACCCTGGCCTTCAGCCGCTTCAAAAACGCAAGTCTGTCGGATGACCAGGAGGAGATCCTGCCTGATTCGGTCAAGTACGTCAGAGGGGCTTGCCTCGTTGTCATCAGCGTGCTCGGCGCGAGCTTCAACACCTTCATGATCATTGCGATCGTCCCGAACAGGCGACTGAGGACAGTACGGAATATCCTATTGGTGCATCTTGGGGGTGTCGGCTTATTGTCCTCTGTCTTTACCACATTGTATCCTGCCATTAGCATGTTTCAT GGTGAGTGGGTAGGAGGCACGCCTATGTGCCAGGCCTACGCCTACGTCACAAGTGTCTTCACCAGCGTCTCTGTCTGGACGATAGCCGCCCTCAGCTGGGACAAGTACCAAACGATCGCCTCTCCACTGCATCACTCTCTCACGGCCACTCTCCAGAAGATGCTGCCCTGCTTCGCTGTGTTCTGGGGCTGCGGGCTTGTGCTCTCCTTGCCGCCCCTGTTCGGGGCGAACGAGTACGCCCTGCATAAGCCCATGGCGATCTGCGGGGTGAAGTTCTCCAGTACAGACGGCAGGTGGTACACTTGCGTCCTGCTGTGTCTCTCCTTCATCTTCCCGTTCTGCCTGATGATCTACTGCTACGCTCACATTTTTCGCATCGCACGCACGCAGAGCAGCCGCATCGCCGCCACCATGCTTAGAATGGTCAGCGTCATCCAGGCGCCCATCGCGCCCACAACGCAGAGCTCCCTCTCCCTTCGGGGGACCAAAGCCATGGGCACAATACTCCAGCTCATCGGATCCTTCGTCCTGACTTATCTCCCCTATTCAATCATTATCATCTACGAGGTCATCTTCGCCGTGAAGGCTAACACGTTTTTCGTTTCCATAGCGACCACCCTGTTTCAGGCCGCCCCCTTCATTCACGCCGCCATTTACGGTATACGTAACCAAATCTTGAGGACTTCGTTCTACAGGTACGCCCGCCGCAAGTTTCAGCATTGCTGCGCCAAAGACAAACGCCGCGGCAGCGTGAAATCGCTCAACAGAAAATCACCATCGAATATGAAAATGCCCATGAGGTGTTTGGTTCGTGCCGATGGCAAGCAGTACGTCCTTCGGCGAACGCTGTCCTACCAAGGCGACCCGCCAGCAGACGGCGCGGGAGAGCTGACATCGACCGGCTTTCCTCGGCCGCATTCTTTCAACGTGCTGAGAAAAGCCAACGGCTGCTCTCCTCAGCTTTCCAACGGGCTAGCGTTACACAACGGGAATTCCCTAAAGGACGAGGGCAAGCAAGTCAAGGAAGTGTCGTTCTCGGAGAAAGATGAGGTCTCGTACATTCATCCCGACGGGATGTCACGGGTCGCCCGGGAAGAGGTGTCCTACTACAGCCGGGACATCATGAAAGAGATGAGTGCAATGGACTGGGAGGCGGACGAAGTGTCCAAGTACGACCGAGCTGACCACGATGATGGGGAGCCACACGCCAAGAAATCCTTCTCCTCTGCCAAAGAGAACGGCCCGGACAACCGAAAAGACGAAATGTCCAGACTGTACAAATTTAAAGATGATATCACCAAGCTGGCGCAGTCAAGGGTTAAGAAAAAGTTTACACCTGGCaaggaaaaaatgaaaaaatccaGATGTCGCTACGATCAAGAGGAGTCCTCCATCTTTCACGTCAACGAAGATTCCAACTACGACGTGGACTCAGATGACGGTGTGTCGTGCGCTTGA